The Symphalangus syndactylus isolate Jambi chromosome 3, NHGRI_mSymSyn1-v2.1_pri, whole genome shotgun sequence genome has a segment encoding these proteins:
- the LOC129478524 gene encoding peptidyl-prolyl cis-trans isomerase FKBP4-like has protein sequence MPRVQQTVLQRSPHNATLVFEVELFKEEDLTEEEDGGIIRRIGTHGEGYAKPNEGAMVEVALEGYYKDQLFDQQELRFEVGEGENLDLPYGLERAIQHLEKGEYSTVYLKPSYAFGSAGKEKTQILPNAQLKYELHLKSLEKAKDSWEKNSEQKLEQNTIVKEQGSVYFKEGKYKQALLQCKKIVSWLEYESSFSSEEAQKSQALRLASPLNPIMCQLKLQAFSAAIENCKKALELDSNNEKGLFRWGEAHLAVNDFELARADFQKVLHLCPNNKAARTQLAVCQQRIRRQLAQKK, from the coding sequence ATGCCTAGGGTTCAGCAGACAGTCCTCCAAAGATCCCCCCACAATGCCACGCTTGTGTTTGAGGTGGAATTGTTTAAGGAAGAAGATCTGACGGAAGAGGAAGATGGGGGAATCATCCGCAGAATAGGGACTCACGGTGAAGGCTATGCCAAGCCCAATGAGGGCGCtatggtggaggttgcactggAAGGGTACTACAAGGACCAGCTCTTTGACCAACAGGAGCTTCGCTTTGAGGTTGGTGAGGGGGAGAACCTGGATCTGCCTTATGGTCTGGAGAGGGCCATTCAGCACTTGGAGAAAGGAGAATATTCCACTGTGTACCTCAAGCCCAGCTATGCTTTTGGCAGTGCTGGGAAGGAAAAGACCCAAATCCTGCCAAACGCCCAGCTGAAATATGAATTACACCTAAAGAGTTTGGAAAAGGCCAAGGACTCttgggaaaagaattcagaacAGAAGCTGGAACAGAACACTATAGTGAAAGAGCAGGGCAGTGTGTACTTCAAGGAAGGCAAATACAAGCAAGCTTTACTACAGTGTAAGAAGATTGTGTCCTGGCTGGAATATGAGTCCAGTTTTTCCAGTGAGGAAGCACAGAAGTCACAGGCCCTTCGACTGGCCTCTCCCCTCAACCCGATCATGTGtcagctgaaactacaggcctTCTCTGCTGCCATTGAAAACTGTAAAAAGGCCCTAGAACTGGACAGCAACAACGAGAAGGGCCTCTTCCGCTGGGGAGAGGCCCATCTGGCGGTGAATGACTTTGAACTGGCTCGGGCTGACTTCCAGAAGGTCTTGCATCTCTGCCCCAACAATAAAGCGGCCAGGACCCAGCTGGCTGTGTGTCAGCAGCGGATCCGCAGGCAGCTTGCCCAGAAGAAGTAG